The following proteins are encoded in a genomic region of Drosophila willistoni isolate 14030-0811.24 chromosome 3R, UCI_dwil_1.1, whole genome shotgun sequence:
- the LOC6646866 gene encoding phosphate-regulating neutral endopeptidase PHEX, with product MKATIGALLLLCQLINVNVARQQQGNMNRNSLMSQGQAPNYQHPNLNPDSREEFRVRQQMSLDVQKYLNLSVNPCEDFFEYACGRWPSFHQRELQRQSNLTTAQQLVESHIVDQLQQLFAKPLTEQRHGYSSASTLSVRKVRDFYESCRSVPGNAKERRRFLMKILSDNGGLRNVPNSNWQPNRPWLQTLAELRRNYGLDILIGMEVDLNLQQMRGNSIYFGEPKLTIIPAEHCNVRVTRGANIKDQVYEELQLQVAANLRDWLALSESESERMAGDVISFEFELCKHMGAHHFHTMGQNPVTPINYGARSRTGQDRLQRQRGGLSLTDLTLENGNKLDFKMYVELVLEGPYNGVVFQRSQDYIKHLVLTTRTKNAYTIVSYFMYVALQELNQPPEDHPTQRLRQCVQVVQRLFPEVVGHIYQQEVQRDDAKSDLEQIFSDLVKAFDQQLRVEWMDENDRRAARTKLSQYRIIFPDYQSLDLAELHFQKEHDYWRKLETSLRYRAREKLNRLRGNDFGQDADGLVEGFEVRAALVARQQSVLVGWGLLQMPFYSYFYPKALKYALLGQRLASALIRAFDNEGWNHYPQSTSPWNELTMSGYRNVSECQRVQYSNYLYDHPEEFRNITRLREIMTESSGLNVAFNAYLAWLEQQQKLLYRETLPELDYTNTQLFFIYFAQTRCWARSVAVDQEDQDEEQVSLDQMPLVKHTPERWDINGPLANSEEFGREFNCALGTPMNNGDKCLLY from the coding sequence ATGAAAGCTACAATAGGCGCTCTTCTATTGCTTTGCCAGCTGATCAATGTAAATGTGGCACGACAGCAACAAGGCAACATGAATCGCAATTCTTTAATGAGCCAGGGACAAGCACCGAACTACCAACATCCCAATCTTAATCCGGATAGCCGAGAAGAGTTCCGAGTGCGACAACAAATGTCTCTCGATGTGCAAAAGTATTTGAATTTAAGTGTTAATCCTTGTGAGGATTTCTTTGAATATGCTTGCGGGAGATGGCCATCGTTTCACCAGCGAGAACTACAACGTCAGAGCAATCTGACCACAGCTCAGCAGCTTGTTGAGAGTCACATAGTGGATCAATTGCAACAACTGTTCGCGAAACCGTTGACAGAGCAACGTCACGGCTACAGTTCGGCCAGTACGTTGAGTGTCCGTAAAGTGCGAGATTTCTACGAATCGTGTAGGTCCGTGCCGGGTAACGCCAAGGAACGACGACGCTTTCTGATGAAGATACTCAGCGATAATGGGGGCCTCCGCAATGTTCCCAACTCCAATTGGCAACCGAATCGGCCTTGGCTACAAACTCTGGCCGAACTGCGTCGCAACTATGGTCTGGATATCTTGATTGGCATGGAAGTGGACCTTAATCTACAGCAAATGCGTGGCAATAGCATTTATTTTGGGGAACCAAAGTTAACCATTATTCCGGCTGAGCACTGTAATGTCAGGGTCACAAGGGGAGCGAATATTAAGGATCAGGTATATGAAGAACTGCAACTACAAGTGGCCGCTAATCTTAGGGATTGGTTGGCATTGAGTGAAAGCGAATCCGAACGAATGGCCGGTGATGTAATTAGCTTTGAGTTTGAGCTGTGCAAGCATATGGGAGCTCATCATTTTCATACCATGGGTCAGAATCCCGTCACTCCAATTAATTATGGAGCTCGGTCGCGCACTGGTCAGGATCGATTGCAAAGGCAAAGGGGCGGATTATCCCTAACCGACCTTACACTGGAAAATGGCAATAAATTGGATTTTAAAATGTACGTGGAACTTGTGCTTGAAGGTCCCTACAATGGAGTGGTGTTCCAACGCTCACAGGATTACATTAAACATCTGGTGCTTACGACTAGGACCAAAAACGCCTACACTATAGTTAGctattttatgtatgttgcTCTGCAGGAACTCAATCAACCCCCCGAGGATCATCCAACGCAACGTCTTCGACAATGTGTCCAGGTGGTGCAACGCCTCTTTCCAGAGGTTGTGGGACACATCTATCAACAGGAAGTACAACGCGACGATGCTAAAAGCGACCTAGAGCAGATTTTTAGTGACCTGGTCAAGGCTTTTGATCAACAACTACGGGTCGAATGGATGGATGAGAATGATAGGAGAGCGGCCAGAACAAAGTTATCCCAATATCGTATCATATTTCCGGACTACCAAAGCCTGGATTTGGCAGAGTTGCACTTTCAAAAGGAACACGATTATTGGCGTAAACTGGAGACGTCACTGCGTTATCGAGCGCGCGAGAAACTGAATCGTTTGCGTGGCAATGATTTTGGACAGGATGCAGATGGTCTTGTGGAAGGATTTGAGGTACGTGCAGCTTTAGTAGCACGTCAACAGTCGGTTCTCGTGGGTTGGGGTCTATTACAGATGCCCTTCTACAGCTACTTTTATCCGAAAGCCTTGAAATACGCTTTACTTGGCCAACGTCTAGCAAGCGCCCTTATAAGAGCCTTCGATAACGAGGGTTGGAATCATTATCCGCAATCGACATCGCCATGGAACGAACTGACCATGTCTGGATATCGTAATGTCAGCGAATGCCAACGTGTCCAATATAGCAACTATTTGTACGATCATCCCGAAGAATTTCGCAACATCACTCGCCTGCGAGAGATTATGACCGAATCAAGTGGCCTTAATGTGGCATTCAATGCTTATCTGGCTTGGCTAGAACAGCAACAAAAGTTACTCTACAGAGAGACACTGCCAGAATTGGATTACACAAATACCCAgctatttttcatttactttgcCCAGACACGTTGCTGGGCAAGATCTGTTGCCGTCGATCAAGAGGATCAGGATGAAGAACAAGTATCATTGGATCAAATGCCATTAGTTAAACACACACCTGAACGCTGGGATATCAATGGCCCATTGGCCAACTCGGAGGAGTTTGGAAGGGAATTCAATTGTGCTTTGGGCACACCCATGAACAATGGTGACAAGTGCCTGCTCTACTAA
- the LOC124459682 gene encoding neprilysin-3: protein MLLRGLLLGLLVGCCWANPSSGRPFANNYTTDILRLAKAAHIKAYMGEEAVHDDVEPCDNFYNFACGNWPRLHPAKLHNKRTGYLEELQELYVRKSAEMLKSPTRGVDSSADRQLKQFFSSCRSQANDTRSALAVLLEVTDFRGGWPEIRVPSWYSYEYDWLQVVALLKRRMGIDILLGLDVVLDYKEERMHRLKIGAPKLPLGQRRYYLDEAYSGDRERYQQQIVQKLKMYFPKQSQIWLDEVAHQILHIEQQLAKGLPHNPTLTLEQTTRQRTAADMKAAYASYVDVSRYLELIYNDTLYVEVYETPEDYLSNLVDVVRSTTKLELANYTIWRALDTLDAARIPEGVQPEIWCVQLTKKYFPQQLESLFHRNYNNMEMINDLQSTWADIKQVFREDLQASENLHWMTQETRQKAIGKLDRLELQFRSHNDVELIRYMRGLNLHGDRFYQNLVQVLQWRTHHLLAKLMEEPELVDQVYKTPQYILTSNKIRVPITFLQARFFWDPAYPNALKYGTLGFLLARQMLHGFDATGRRYDSHGYQNNWWDVTSESSYQRRTQCFQEQYAIFVQFKNKPVRDKQLMKRIVADNGALDIAYRAYQKWLKNTAETAAIYDRERLPLLDYSHNQLFYLATAQMYCTDYPDSVDIFDELPEQLRINTALSNAQPFVNTYSCSYGDKLNARFKCNLY from the coding sequence ATGCTGCTGCGAGGACTCTTACTTGGTCTGCTCGTTGGCTGTTGTTGGGCCAACCCATCGTCGGGTCGTCCTTTCGCTAACAACTATACAACTGATATTCTACGCCTAGCCAAGGCAGCCCACATCAAGGCCTACATGGGCGAAGAGGCAGTACACGACGATGTGGAACCTTGTGacaatttttacaattttgccTGCGGCAATTGGCCACGTCTGCATCCGGCTAAGTTGCATAATAAACGCACTGGCTATTTGGAAGAACTTCAGGAACTCTATGTACGCAAAAGTGCAGAGATGCTGAAAAGCCCCACCCGTGGAGTGGACAGCAGTGCCGATCGCCAGCTGAAGCAGTTCTTTAGCTCGTGTCGCAGTCAGGCAAACGACACGCGCTCTGCCCTCGCCGTATTGCTCGAAGTGACCGATTTTCGTGGTGGTTGGCCAGAGATTCGTGTGCCCTCTTGGTATTCCTATGAGTATGACTGGCTTCAGGTGGTGGCTTTACTAAAACGTCGTATGGGCATTGACATTCTGTTGGGTCTTGATGTCGTGCTGGACTACAAAGAGGAGCGTATGCATCGCTTGAAGATCGGAGCACCGAAATTGCCATTAGGACAGCGTCGTTACTATTTAGATGAGGCGTACAGCGGTGATAGAGAACGTTATCAGCAGCAGATTGTACAGAAACTAAAAATGTATTTCCCAAAACAATCACAAATTTGGCTAGACGAAGTCGCCCATCAAATATTACATATCGAACAGCAATTGGCCAAAGGATTGCCTCACAATCCTACTCTTACACTAGAGCAAACGACAAGGCAACGCACAGCAGCCGATATGAAAGCCGCCTACGCCAGCTATGTGGATGTGAGTCGTTATCTTGAATTGATTTACAATGATACCCTCTATGTGGAAGTGTATGAAACTCCAGAGGATTACCTGTCGAATTTGGTGGATGTGGTTCGTAGTACAACAAAACTAGAGCTGGCCAACTATACAATTTGGCGTGCTCTGGACACTTTGGATGCCGCACGTATACCAGAAGGTGTTCAGCCAGAAATCTGGTGCGTTCAACTGACCAAGAAATATTTCCCACAACAACTGGAAAGTCTGTTTCATCGTAATTACAACAACATGGAGATGATCAATGATCTACAATCGACGTGGGCAGATATCAAACAAGTTTTTCGCGAAGATTTGCAGGCATCTGAGAATCTACACTGGATGACACAGGAGACACGACAAAAGGCAATTGGGAAATTGGATAGATTGGAACTGCAATTCCGTTCGCATAACGATGTCGAACTTATACGTTATATGCGCGGCCTTAATTTGCATGGAGATCGCTTCTATCAGAATCTAGTACAAGTTCTGCAATGGCGCACACACCACCTGCTGGCCAAGCTAATGGAGGAGCCTGAATTGGTCGATCAAGTGTACAAGACACCGCAATATATATTGACCAGCAATAAGATTCGAGTGCCCATTACATTCCTGCAGGCTCGTTTCTTCTGGGATCCAGCCTATCCAAATGCACTGAAATATGGCACATTGGGATTTTTGTTGGCTCGCCAGATGCTTCATGGATTCGATGCCACAGGACGGCGTTATGATAGCCATGGCTATCAGAACAATTGGTGGGATGTCACCTCAGAGTCATCGTATCAACGTAGAACGCAATGCTTCCAGGAACAATATGCAATCTTTGTTCAGTTCAAGAATAAGCCAGTGCGGGATAAGCAACTAATGAAGCGAATTGTGGCCGACAACGGAGCATTGGATATTGCCTATCGAGCATATCAAAAATGGTTAAAAAATACTGCCGAGACAGCGGCTATCTATGACAGGGAACGTCTTCCCCTTCTCGACTATTCGCATAATCAATTATTCTATTTGgccactgctcaaatgtattGCACCGACTATCCCGATTCTGTGGACATATTCGATGAGCTACCCGAACAATTACGCATCAATACGGCTCTCTCGAATGCCCAGCCGTTTGTCAATACCTACAGTTGCTCTTATGGAGACAAGCTTAATGCTCGCTTCAAATGCAATCTTTATTAA
- the LOC6646865 gene encoding neprilysin-4, translating to MSPFSFGLLAIIICQTFGQDTLPTSFQRIFQTEDSVRKTKSNEMRSFLNLSADPCTDFYEYACGNWKAIGNPFTQLEQRTDVDLVHLLEDTPHRNDSALARQAKEFYKSCLMAGGQQDHQQQQFLSEFIKQNGGFPAVPGSHWEVHYHSYDWIRVLGKLRHLFGMDILIGLRLGYNYENVQENSIYLSEPNTLIPRELCRNAKKQRLDLTNPLYEALEERVGSELKHWLALGNEESARLATEIITFEHELCGGMQGLEPWDAELTLYEGNYTRKTLAELSHIYGLDLEAYVTASFDKNIYKPVYMAAPDYYRQLQRTVAAHNLSQVANYIMYRAVAALTFPLEDRPPLRQLECLERIKQLLPTGLGELYTRQFGNDEETKRELLELYKYLHDSLKQSISVDWIEEGSRRVALRKLTNLHLWLPEYERPQAYKIHLERSQYWKNLHKLLGLVEGQQQLNRLYDESLPNPNDPLEAYETRLRYRPVQQRLDIGWAWFQPPHYDARYGHAMRYATLGVALAQQMTLAFDDLHWSKGLLERDSWDGLTAWRYHNRTDCFYRQVKEYLQHNVTATKQLIGDSAALNMAFRAYLTWLGFQEPNNDFTRLIKETLPGLNYTNTALFFVAYSQQYCQLEDKEMPSAVYSLRDNHSWTRLKVNGPLSNLPEFSTEFHCALGTPMNPADKCSTY from the coding sequence ATGTCGCCATTTAGTTTCGGGCTACTGGCCATCATCATCTGCCAGACATTTGGCCAAGACACTCTACCCACATCATTTCAACGAATTTTTCAAACAGAAGATTCGGTACGCAAAACGAAGTCCAATGAAATGAGaagctttttaaatttaagtgcgGATCCATGCACGGATTTCTATGAGTATGCTTGTGGCAATTGGAAAGCAATTGGTAATCCCTTCACACAATTGGAACAGAGAACCGATGTGGATCTAGTTCATTTGCTGGAGGATACTCCACATCGCAATGATAGCGCCCTGGCACGACAGGCCAAAGAGTTTTACAAATCATGCCTAATGGCTGGCGGGCAGCAggatcatcagcagcagcaattccTTAGCGAATTTATCAAACAGAATGGCGGATTTCCAGCTGTGCCAGGTTCCCATTGGGAAGTGCATTATCATAGCTATGATTGGATAAGAGTGCTGGGAAAATTGCGTCATCTCTTTGGTATGGATATATTGATTGGACTGCGTTTGGGATACAATTATGAAAATGTCCAGGAAAATAGTATCTATCTCAGTGAGCCCAACACATTAATTCCCAGGGAACTGTGCCGCAACGCCAAGAAACAACGCCTCGATCTAACTAATCCATTGTATGAGGCACTAGAGGAGAGAGTGGGTTCCGAACTGAAGCATTGGCTAGCTCTGGGCAATGAGGAATCTGCTCGTCTGGCCACTGAAATTATTACTTTTGAACATGAACTTTGCGGCGGCATGCAAGGATTGGAACCTTGGGATGCCGAGCTGACACTCTACGAAGGAAACTACACACGGAAAACCCTGGCTGAGCTAAGTCATATTTATGGCCTCGATTTGGAGGCCTATGTTACGGCTAGTTTTGATAAGAATATCTATAAACCGGTCTATATGGCTGCTCCGGACTACTATCGGCAATTACAACGGACGGTAGCAGCTCACAATTTAAGCCAGGTGGCAAATTATATAATGTACAGGGCTGTGGCTGCTCTCACCTTTCCTCTGGAAGATCGTCCGCCCTTACGCCAGTTAGAGTGTCTGGAGAGAATCAAGCAATTGCTGCCCACAGGTTTGGGTGAGCTATATACCCGACAATTTGGCAACGATGAGGAGACTAAACGAGAATTATTGGaattatacaaatatttacatGATTCCCTAAAGCAAAGCATCAGCGTCGATTGGATCGAGGAGGGAAGTCGTCGAGTTGCTTTGCGTAAGCTGACAAATCTTCATTTATGGTTACCCGAGTACGAGAGGCCTCAAGCCTACAAGATTCACCTGGAACGTTCGCAATACTGGAAAAATCTTCACAAGCTTTTGGGATTGGTAGAGGGACAGCAACAGCTCAATCGACTCTACGACGAGAGTTTGCCCAATCCAAATGATCCGCTGGAGGCGTATGAAACTCGACTGCGTTATCGACCCGTACAACAACGCCTAGACATCGGATGGGCATGGTTTCAGCCGCCCCATTACGATGCCCGATATGGTCATGCCATGCGCTATGCCACATTGGGCGTggcattggcccaacaaatGACCTTAGCCTTTGACGACCTGCACTGGTCGAAGGGCTTATTGGAGCGTGACAGTTGGGATGGTCTAACTGCCTGGAGATATCACAATCGCACCGATTGCTTCTATCGCCAGGTGAAGGAGTATTTGCAGCATAATGTCACGGCAACAAAGCAATTGATCGGTGATAGTGCCGCCCTCAATATGGCCTTTAGAGCCTACCTAACATGGCTGGGATTCCAGGAGCCAAACAATGATTTTACCCGTTTAATTAAAGAGACTCTTCCTGGCCTTAACTACACAAATACTGCCCTCTTTTTTGTGGCCTATTCGCAGCAATATTGTCAACTGGAGGATAAGGAGATGCCATCAGCTGTATATAGCTTACGTGATAATCACAGTTGGACGCGTTTAAAAGTAAATGGACCATTGAGTAATTTGCCAGAGTTCTCTACAGAATTTCATTGTGCCTTGGGAACACCCATGAATCCGGCAGATAAATGTTCCACCTACTAA
- the LOC6646863 gene encoding uncharacterized protein LOC6646863: MIRATTISLCIWLVFICFLIQQNHAATKVLYHFHIRDKHNTRNETGVLRQNNDEAKGTESPELIITGTRTSSFTVPDQHSNITWAYQETAVYTADNNGYHVKYNFSIKPVIIDTRLDAKTLKTLG, from the exons ATGATCAGAGCAACTACTATT TCTCTGTGCATCTGGCTAGTGTTTATATGCTTTCTTATTCAGCAGAATCATGCTGCCACCAAAGTGCTTTATCATTTCCA CATCCGCGATAAACACAACACGCGCAATGAAACGGGCGTCCTAcgtcagaataatgatgaggCCAAAGGTACCGAAAGTCCCGAATTGATTATTACTGGAACTCGTACATCTAGTTTTACCGTACCCGATCAGCATTCAAATATAACTTGGGCATATCAGGAAACAGCCGTCTATACAGCTGATAACAATGGCTATCAtgtgaaatataattttagcATCAAACCCGTGATAATAGACACACGTCTCGATGCTAAAACACTTAAAACACTCGGCTGA